The nucleotide sequence GGTCGCGGTGTCCTTATTCACGACGAGAATCGACCAGGTGCCGTCCGGCCGTTTCAATGCGTACGCGGTTACCAAAGGCTTGTTGTCGCCCAAGCTCGTCGCGACCGGATAGACGCCGTGCGGATCGTCCCCCGGAAGCGCCCAGTCGCGCGTGATCAGCTGTAACGCGTAGTAAGCTGCGCCTTTGGCCTGCACCGTATAATGCTCGTCGACCATATAGGGATTGTAGGCGCCCCACGTCTTGCAGCGTTCGTTGAAATCGAGCGGCTCGGGTTCGGCTTGGTAGAACGTCGCGTAGGAGATACCCGACGCGAGCGATGCGCCGAAAAAGTCACCCGTCCACAGCGCGCCGTAGACGCGTTGCGGCGCACCGGTTCCGTCGGCCGAGAAGTTGTCTTCGGTTTCCAACAGTGGAACGTTCGCCGGAACGCCGTCGGCGCGCCACGTCTGCGCCATGTGGCGCACGAGCGCCGGCTCGGAGACCAAATCGTCTTGCCGAAGCGCGCCGCTATCGCAGTTGTGGAACGGGTAATGCTCGTACGACATGAAGGCGAGATCGCGCAGATGACCGCGCCGCTTTAAATATGCGATGAAGCGGTGCAGCCACGAGGTATCGCCGCTTGCGTTCGGCCACGCGCGCTCGTCGTCGTTGACGCCCTCGAAGATCGGGCCGCCTAGCTTGACGTTCCGATCGACCGCATGGATCGCTTGCGCGAACTGAATGTAGAGTGCGCCGTAGTCTTCGGGCAGCGCGTATTGCCCGTCGACCTCTTCGCCCATCTCGATATAGGCGATCGGATAGTGGCGTGCTTCCATGTAGCGCACCTCGTTCGCGGCGTTCTCCGGCGTGCTGTAGAAGACCGCAACCGGATAGATCGTGGGCAGGCCGCGCGTCAGCGGGCTGCGCGCGATGAGATCGAGCCCCGGCTGGTCCTGATCGTTGGTGACCTTATCGGTATCGTCGTGCCAGGGATCCGTCGACGACGTCCACATCAAGGTTTGGCGTTTTGGATCGGGCGTGCAAACCTCGGCTCCGTGACAGGAGCCGTATTTCGAGCGAACGACGAGGTCCTGGAAACGCCCTGCAGCATCAATACGTCCGACTCCTAGATCCTCGACCGCATAGCCCGCACAGTTTCGCGGATCGCCTCTGCCGTTTGCGTCGCAGCTTCCCGACGAGCGCGTCATGAGGACGCGTACCGCCGGCGTCTTCACCGGCGTGGTCGCCAAGCGGATCGTCGCGATGCCGCCCCCACCGTTCGTAACGGTCGCGGAAGAAAACGTTTTCCACTCCGCCGACGACGGATGCAGTACGACGTCTTGCGCTCCGGTCCAATATTGAACCGAATATCGCGTCGCATACGGATTCATCCAATGGACGCGTACGGCGTCGATCCGTTGCGGCGCTAAGAATTGCGTCACGATCCACTGCGGATTCGCGGAATCGGGCTCGCCGGTATAGGCGTGCGACAAGTACGGATCGCTTTTCCAATACGTCGAGGAATCGCCGTCGTCGATCCGGGAGTAGCCGTCGTCGGCGCCCTGATCGCGCGACGAACCGCGCCGGGGCAAGCGATAACCGAACGAATCGCTAATCGTCGCATCCGAAGGCGTTGCGCTGCTCGTCCAGTAACCGCGCTTATTGGAGGCGTCGCTGAACGTGCCGTTGGGATTCCAGTGCCAATCCTGAATCGAGAGCTCGGTGTAGAGGCGATACGTGAGCGTTCCCAGGCCCGTGCTCAACATGAGCTGGGTGTTGGCCGGCGAGTAGATTTGATCGAGATGACCCTTCGGATCGGAATCGACCGACGTCCCCAACGCGCGCAACGGCCGAATCGTTTGTACGCGATGCGTCGTATCCACGCTCATCGTTATCGAATGCGAATTTATCGGATCGACATTGCGAACGATCGTTTTCGCCGGGCTCGCCGCGGCGCTAGTGACGAGGGCGAGGATCGCGAACGTACATACCCGTCTGAGTCGTCGAACCGTCGTCTTGCTCCATGGCTTGAGAGAGGGTGATGTCGGCCTGTCCGGCCGCGTTGGTGATGGTGGGCTTCTGCGGCGTCGTGCGTTCGATCAGTCCGTGCGCCGCTTCGTAGGCGGGATAGTCGAAGCCGATCGTTTGAACGACGATGTCGTCGGCATTCGTCTTAGAGCCGAGGGCAGTCGTATTCTGCGCTGCGGTGCAGATCGACGGGCTGGGTTTGAGATTGCCGGCTCCCCCTGACGTCGCAAGATTCGGTCCGTCCGTATCGGGCAAACGATACGTTGCCTTCGCGTGCGAGGTCACGAGCAGCGTGTAATACACGGGTGCAAACTGCGTGCCGCGAGCCCCTTGACAATTCGACGCGCCGCTGTTCGCGCCGTCGTGTGGTCCGCCCCTTGGACCGTAATCGACGATCTGCACGTACGCTTCTTTAACGCCGAACGGAAGGAACGCCGTAACGTGTCCGCCGCCGTTACCGTCGGGAACGAAGACCGGCGCCGTCATCTTCGGTAAGACGTGTGACGCGTTGAGCGTAGCCGTCTTCCTCACGGTCGTCGTGGTGACGCCGCCCGATCCTACCGTTGAAATGGCGACGGCGAGCGTGTAGTCACCGCTACGCGGCGTCGTGCGGTCGAACACCGTGACGCCCTCGCCGACGCCTAGGAAATACGGATCGCCGAACGAATCGACGCCGGCCAAAATCAGACCGTCGCGCGTTCCCATGTGGTCGAGATCCGGATCGAACGCCGGCGGGCCGCCCCACGGCACGAAAACGTAGCGCGAGATCGGATCGTGCGCCGAATACATCGGTTGCGGATATGGCTGATAGCTATAGCCTTGTCCGGTTTCCGCGACCGCGTTGGCCGGTTGAAACCCCATCGCAAAGACGCCGCCGCTCTCACCGAACGTCGTGGTGTTCGGCGAGAGTCCGTTCGGGCAGCGTACGAAATTCTGACCCTTCGGCGGTTTAGGAAACGTGCCTATGCCGTCGCAGGAAGGCGTTCCAGGCGCGACCGTCTGCGGCGTACCATCGATCGAACTGCCGCGCCACTCGCGCGCGCTCGGGCCGCCGTTGAAGACGGTCGTGTACGGGTCGGGAAATCCCGACGAGGAGTTGGCTTCGGCGAACGACGGGACCGCGCGCGCATCGATTCTAAACGGCCCGCTTACTTTGGGCGTGCTGACTCCAACCGCGCTATACCCGTTGCTCTGCCGGAACGTCGAGACGATGTTGAGCCCGACGCTCCCGCCGTACACGTTTGCCGTGCCGACCGCGAACTGCAACGCGCCGTAGCTCGTACCGCGCGGCAGGAAAAACGACGGCGCCATAGCCCCTTCGCGTCCCGCGGGGAGTGAACTGCCGCCGCATCCGGACGCGACGACGGCGAGCAGCGCGATAACGAACGGCTTTCTCATGGTTTCGGTCCTAATGCAAACTGGATGTATCCACGCACCGAACGGCCCGGGACGTACAGTTCCGGATACGGCAGCCACGATTGATTGAAGGCGGCTTGATTGCGCGCACCGGCTTGATAGAGCGGATTCGACTCGAGCTTGCCGTTGACGAGCTGCGTGGGATACGCGCCCGCGTACTGGCCGGTCTGCGCGCCGCCGACGCCGTTTGCAACGGGCTGCCACGCCTGATTGACGCCCGGCTCGCTGCGATAGTTGTCGAAAATATTGGTGACGTAGACGCCGTACGTTACGCTGCGCCGCTCGTACTGCAGGTTGAGATCCGCGTATGCCCGTGGGGGCGTGAGCGTCTGACCCGCCAGCGGTGATTCCTTATCGCCGCGGCACGCATAGTCGTGCGGTTTGAAAATACTGCCCGGGAACGCAGGGTCGACGTAACAGAGTGCGTTGTAGGCCTGAAGCGGCTGACCGGGCCCCGCAAACGGAAGGCCTTGCCCGAGGTTGCCGGTTGGAATTTGGTAGAGCACGCCGTTGACGAAGCCGTATGTCGTCGTTCCGACGCCGGTCGGTATGCCGCCGTTTGCCGTGATGATCGGATTGACGGTGATTCCACCCTTCGTTTTGTACTGAATGCCGGCTACGGCCGACAGCGGTGGAACGTAGGCGGCGTGAAAGAGCGCGCCGGTTTGATACAGATATTGGGCCGTCGCCGGCAGGCTGTCCGAGTTCGACACCGGCGGCGTCGAGGTCAAAGCGTTGATGTAGTCGACGGTCAAGAATCCGCCCCAGCCCGACAAACGATCCGGGGTCGTCAGCATAAACTCGATGCCGTACGTTTTGGTGCTTCCGTTTTGGCGAACTTGGAACGAACCGGCGGTTTGCTGACCCGTTACCGGATCCGGCGGCCCGGCGTTGAGCAGCACGACTTGATACGTGTTATAGCCTTGCCGATAGTAGCCCGTGAGCTTGGTTCCCCAGCCGTTGCGAAAACCGTGGCTCCACGCGATATCGTAGTTATTGTACGTCGCGACCGTTTGCCCGCCGATGTCGGGTGCCGCGTAGGCTTGGTCGAACGCCCAATAGAGTTGCTGCGCGTAGTCACTGCATTGGAAATAGTTGCCGACGCTGCCGACCGTACCGGCGCCCGACCAGTACTGATTCGGATTGGGGACGTACGTACCGTTGACGCCCGATCCCGGCGGATGCCAGCCGCTTCCGCACGCCGGACCTTCGCCCGTGTTTGGGTTGTAGGTTGGGCTGCCGGAATCTTTAGCCGGGATCTCCCAAAGAATCGGATTGACGCCGCCGATGTTCGTCGGCGTTCCGGCGGTTTGACCGAAGAAGAAGCTGGCCGAACGGCCGTAGCTGAAGCGAACGCTGTCGTGCGGCGTGAGCAAATAGCTCGTCGCAAATCGCGGCTCGACGACTTTGGGATAGAGATAACTGTCCGATAGAACGGCGTAACCGGTGCCGATGTCGGCGGTGTTGCTGAGATCTTTGTTGACTTGCGTATTGCCGGCCCACTTCAAATTCTGTCCGTCCAGACGAACGCCGTAATCGAAGCTGAGGCGATCGTTGGGCGTCCATTGATCGCGCACGCCGAAACCGAACTGCTGGAAGTCGGCACCCATGTAGTCGAAGCCGGTCGACGGCATCACGGGCAGCTTGCCTTTCCAATCGCCGTGCGAGAGCAGCCACTCGTAGAGGTAGCAGCCTTGACCCGTCGGCGCGTTTGGCGAGTAACCGTTGTCGAGAGCCGGGCCGATGCACGGATTACTGCCGCTGACCGGCTGCCCCGGATTTTCGGGCAAGTACCAATCTTCGATGCGCGCGCCGGTCGGCTCGTAACAGTGGGACGTTTGCGTGTCGAAGCCGGTCGCGGAATTATACTGGCAAGACGACTGCGCCGCGGCTTGATCGACGCCGCGTCCGCCTAAGAAGCCCTGCCACGTGTTGCCGTAGTTGAGCTGATTCCAGTACGGAAATCCGTTCTCGTATTTGGCGACGAACGTAATCGTGTTCTTATCACTGAGAATGCTCGTGACTTGGTCTTGGAAGCCGACCTTGCGGCCGCCGGCGTTGTTGTAACCCGGCAAATACGAGCCGAGCGTCAAATCGGACGACGAACCCGTTACGTTGTTGGCGACCAGCCCGCCCCAGTTATAGAAGAACGCGTTCATCGAAGTGTTCGTCCCGAGCGGACGCGTGTAGCCGATCTTCAGAAGATTGGTAGGACCGTACACGTATTGCTCGGGCTGCGTCGGATGTGCGTACGTCGTCGGGACGCCCGGGTAGTACGGAATCACCGAATCGTACCATTTTTGCC is from Candidatus Baltobacteraceae bacterium and encodes:
- a CDS encoding discoidin domain-containing protein; this translates as MDTTHRVQTIRPLRALGTSVDSDPKGHLDQIYSPANTQLMLSTGLGTLTYRLYTELSIQDWHWNPNGTFSDASNKRGYWTSSATPSDATISDSFGYRLPRRGSSRDQGADDGYSRIDDGDSSTYWKSDPYLSHAYTGEPDSANPQWIVTQFLAPQRIDAVRVHWMNPYATRYSVQYWTGAQDVVLHPSSAEWKTFSSATVTNGGGGIATIRLATTPVKTPAVRVLMTRSSGSCDANGRGDPRNCAGYAVEDLGVGRIDAAGRFQDLVVRSKYGSCHGAEVCTPDPKRQTLMWTSSTDPWHDDTDKVTNDQDQPGLDLIARSPLTRGLPTIYPVAVFYSTPENAANEVRYMEARHYPIAYIEMGEEVDGQYALPEDYGALYIQFAQAIHAVDRNVKLGGPIFEGVNDDERAWPNASGDTSWLHRFIAYLKRRGHLRDLAFMSYEHYPFHNCDSGALRQDDLVSEPALVRHMAQTWRADGVPANVPLLETEDNFSADGTGAPQRVYGALWTGDFFGASLASGISYATFYQAEPEPLDFNERCKTWGAYNPYMVDEHYTVQAKGAAYYALQLITRDWALPGDDPHGVYPVATSLGDNKPLVTAYALKRPDGTWSILVVNKDTATRVFTVEFDGAQSRRHFAGTVHFADFGRHQFGWTGRNPADPPNPDLGVIHATRFKLNGSTRFAISPASLEVLSGKIDPN
- a CDS encoding TonB-dependent receptor translates to MLIRSVSVSRISTALALTVALCVAASSVVFAAGGVTGILRGSVVDSKTSAPVAGAAVLVSAESGQYRGTTDSHGSFTFLDLPPDTYVVKITANGYEEDTLTGITVFGDETQQIGAVRLIKGLKTIASVHARDTTSAFQPHQTIDETTFQGKRVDEALGEAGSTNFNQLVLSAPGVIQNTNYVPGPGNSSNAFTIRGSASVEIGYQFDGIDYRGSFFDENPSQGYLNGVGGGAGSMQVVSGAGDATQGGIGAGVVNIVPGRGTYPGNGFLSFDVGGPWYYHSAAGQYGIATQDGRFSDFFSFRSTRSAPQYAPYGVSVSDIGQYYGTSFNYDDDVLNNFYYRFGKNNSQQIQILTDWLDHRAWANAGGLQYANYYPYDPFSEANFTSDYSGYPMFPSTPGDRNGQKWYDSVIPYYPGVPTTYAHPTQPEQYVYGPTNLLKIGYTRPLGTNTSMNAFFYNWGGLVANNVTGSSSDLTLGSYLPGYNNAGGRKVGFQDQVTSILSDKNTITFVAKYENGFPYWNQLNYGNTWQGFLGGRGVDQAAAQSSCQYNSATGFDTQTSHCYEPTGARIEDWYLPENPGQPVSGSNPCIGPALDNGYSPNAPTGQGCYLYEWLLSHGDWKGKLPVMPSTGFDYMGADFQQFGFGVRDQWTPNDRLSFDYGVRLDGQNLKWAGNTQVNKDLSNTADIGTGYAVLSDSYLYPKVVEPRFATSYLLTPHDSVRFSYGRSASFFFGQTAGTPTNIGGVNPILWEIPAKDSGSPTYNPNTGEGPACGSGWHPPGSGVNGTYVPNPNQYWSGAGTVGSVGNYFQCSDYAQQLYWAFDQAYAAPDIGGQTVATYNNYDIAWSHGFRNGWGTKLTGYYRQGYNTYQVVLLNAGPPDPVTGQQTAGSFQVRQNGSTKTYGIEFMLTTPDRLSGWGGFLTVDYINALTSTPPVSNSDSLPATAQYLYQTGALFHAAYVPPLSAVAGIQYKTKGGITVNPIITANGGIPTGVGTTTYGFVNGVLYQIPTGNLGQGLPFAGPGQPLQAYNALCYVDPAFPGSIFKPHDYACRGDKESPLAGQTLTPPRAYADLNLQYERRSVTYGVYVTNIFDNYRSEPGVNQAWQPVANGVGGAQTGQYAGAYPTQLVNGKLESNPLYQAGARNQAAFNQSWLPYPELYVPGRSVRGYIQFALGPKP